A section of the Gloeobacter violaceus PCC 7421 genome encodes:
- a CDS encoding DNA double-strand break repair nuclease NurA gives MLDFLKIARQMQGVSRQLAEEAQRASRRLEEADRVLGWVRQNQQAVIARTAEVRSKITFLVGEPVEPLGENHPVVPAPPVHTVIATDGSQIAPSHHEIAYCSLINVGKVCLHYGTGERPLLDSQPEVFYREEDLYGPWGLNTEESLALRRSRAEMEVLADVALDCGAGERPAVALVDGSLIYWQLEQVSTKHQQAILEPMLAAWERLRERRIPVAGYISSSRSGDAINFLRLQLCPHPDPDCDRHCTGNTGRGAPCGILHGLSDRRLFDKLLASGERSGLWASTSRILEHYGPHRVHFCYLHVGSEIARVEMPAWVALDGELRERVLGACLAQVEKGFGYPVALAEAHNRAVVQGGDRARFFAMLEAALLKAGLNDVRVSRKEARKRGSIA, from the coding sequence ATGCTGGACTTTCTGAAGATTGCACGCCAGATGCAGGGGGTGAGCCGCCAGCTCGCCGAGGAAGCGCAGCGCGCCTCGCGCCGCCTCGAAGAAGCCGACCGCGTGCTCGGCTGGGTCCGGCAGAACCAGCAGGCGGTGATTGCCCGCACCGCCGAGGTGCGCTCCAAGATCACGTTTTTGGTGGGCGAGCCGGTCGAACCGCTCGGTGAGAACCATCCGGTCGTCCCGGCACCGCCCGTGCACACGGTGATTGCCACCGACGGTTCGCAGATTGCGCCGAGCCACCACGAGATTGCCTACTGCTCGCTCATCAACGTCGGCAAAGTCTGCCTGCACTACGGCACCGGCGAGCGGCCTTTGCTCGATTCGCAGCCGGAGGTGTTCTACCGCGAAGAGGATCTGTACGGCCCCTGGGGGCTCAACACCGAGGAGTCGCTTGCCCTGCGCCGCTCCAGAGCCGAGATGGAAGTGCTCGCCGATGTGGCCCTCGACTGCGGCGCGGGCGAACGTCCTGCTGTGGCGCTGGTGGACGGCTCCCTTATCTACTGGCAACTTGAGCAGGTCTCCACCAAACACCAGCAGGCGATTCTCGAACCGATGCTGGCCGCCTGGGAGCGGCTGCGCGAACGGCGCATCCCGGTGGCGGGCTACATCAGTTCGTCGCGCTCGGGCGACGCGATCAATTTTTTGCGCCTGCAACTGTGCCCCCATCCCGACCCGGACTGCGACCGCCACTGCACGGGCAACACCGGCCGGGGCGCCCCCTGCGGCATCCTCCACGGTCTGAGCGACCGGCGGCTTTTCGACAAATTGCTCGCTTCCGGCGAGCGCTCGGGCCTGTGGGCGAGTACCTCCCGCATTCTTGAGCACTACGGACCGCACCGCGTCCACTTTTGTTATCTGCACGTCGGCTCGGAGATCGCCCGCGTCGAGATGCCCGCGTGGGTGGCCCTCGACGGCGAGTTGCGCGAGCGGGTGCTGGGAGCGTGCCTCGCTCAAGTCGAAAAAGGTTTCGGCTATCCGGTGGCGCTGGCCGAGGCCCACAACCGGGCGGTGGTGCAGGGGGGCGACCGGGCGCGCTTTTTTGCGATGCTCGAAGCCGCCCTGCTCAAAGCCGGCCTCAACGACGTGCGCGTCTCGCGCAAAGAAGCGCGCAAGCGCGGCAGCATCGCTTAG
- a CDS encoding peptide chain release factor family protein yields MELIRNHERDLPAYPLDREALERDCTLEFVIASGPGGQHRNKTESGVRLTHRPSGVVVSATERRSQHQNREVAFERMAAKLADLQRVRAPRKPTRKPRAAKLRDLEAKKRRSAIKRARSGRDLAE; encoded by the coding sequence ATGGAACTGATTCGGAATCACGAGCGCGATTTGCCCGCATATCCCCTCGACCGGGAGGCGCTGGAGCGCGACTGTACTCTGGAATTTGTGATTGCCAGTGGACCCGGCGGACAGCACCGCAACAAGACCGAAAGCGGCGTGCGGCTGACCCACCGCCCAAGCGGCGTCGTGGTCAGCGCCACCGAGCGGCGCTCCCAGCACCAGAACCGGGAAGTGGCCTTCGAGCGCATGGCCGCCAAGCTCGCCGATCTGCAGCGGGTTCGGGCTCCCCGCAAACCGACCCGCAAACCCCGGGCGGCCAAATTGCGCGATCTCGAAGCGAAAAAACGCCGCTCCGCCATCAAGCGCGCCCGCTCCGGCCGCGATCTGGCCGAATAG
- a CDS encoding THUMP domain-containing class I SAM-dependent RNA methyltransferase, with product MERYFATVARGLEAVAAAELERLGAQRVEAAFAGVQFRGDRALLYRVNLWARTIFRVLAPIAEFAAPDRERLYRAVQKIDWQRYVPVEATLAVDATGGNARLNHTHFTALQVKNAIVDQQRDRTGRRSSVDAHRPDVRLNIHIDNDRAVLSLDSSGESLHRRGYRPAMGAAPLKETLAAALIELAGWDPAQAFVDPLCGSGTLPLEAATKALAIAPGLFRDRFGFEGWPDFDQPLWESLRAEAKSMQRTQLSAPIAGSDSDVEVLQLARENARRCGVEKLVTWSATELAHLEAPSDRGVILCNPPYGERLGEASALGELYSSLGDVFKQRFKGWQAGILTGNRELAKQIGLRPSRRLPVFNGSLACTLLLYELY from the coding sequence GTGGAACGCTACTTTGCCACCGTCGCCCGCGGCCTCGAAGCGGTCGCCGCCGCCGAACTGGAGCGACTTGGGGCGCAGCGGGTGGAAGCGGCCTTTGCCGGGGTGCAGTTCCGGGGGGATCGAGCGCTGCTGTATCGGGTCAACCTCTGGGCGCGCACGATCTTTCGGGTGCTGGCGCCCATCGCCGAATTTGCGGCACCGGACCGCGAGCGACTCTACCGGGCCGTCCAAAAAATTGACTGGCAGCGCTACGTGCCGGTGGAGGCGACGCTCGCGGTCGATGCCACCGGCGGCAATGCCCGGCTCAACCATACCCACTTCACCGCCCTGCAGGTCAAAAACGCGATCGTCGATCAGCAGCGCGACCGCACGGGCAGGCGATCGAGCGTCGATGCTCACCGGCCCGATGTGCGGCTCAACATCCACATCGACAACGATCGCGCCGTGCTCAGTCTCGACAGTTCCGGCGAGAGCCTGCACCGGCGGGGCTACCGCCCGGCGATGGGGGCGGCGCCCCTCAAAGAAACCCTGGCCGCGGCCCTTATCGAGCTTGCCGGCTGGGATCCCGCCCAGGCGTTTGTCGATCCGCTCTGCGGTTCCGGAACGCTGCCGCTCGAAGCGGCCACCAAAGCGCTCGCCATTGCTCCGGGCTTGTTTCGCGACCGTTTCGGCTTCGAGGGCTGGCCGGACTTTGACCAACCGCTGTGGGAAAGCCTGCGCGCCGAGGCGAAGTCCATGCAGCGCACCCAATTGTCTGCACCGATAGCAGGCAGCGACAGCGATGTGGAGGTGTTGCAACTGGCCAGGGAGAACGCCCGCCGCTGCGGGGTCGAAAAACTCGTCACCTGGAGCGCCACCGAACTTGCGCACCTCGAAGCGCCGAGCGACCGGGGTGTCATCCTCTGCAACCCGCCCTACGGCGAGCGCCTCGGGGAGGCATCGGCGTTGGGCGAACTCTATTCCAGCCTTGGCGACGTGTTCAAACAGCGATTCAAAGGCTGGCAAGCGGGCATTCTGACCGGCAACCGCGAACTGGCCAAGCAGATCGGCCTGCGCCCTTCGCGCCGTCTGCCGGTGTTCAACGGGTCGCTGGCGTGCACCCTTTTGCTCTACGAGCTGTACTGA
- a CDS encoding glutathione peroxidase, with product MATVSDITVQTVDGQARSLGRYKGQVLLIVNVASYCGYTPQYAGLEKLYRRYKDAGLRVLAFPCNDFGGQEPGSNAEIAEFCSRYDVSFELFDKVGARGYYKHPLYVRLSEAAEPAGEVSWNFEKFLIAKSGEIVGRYRSGIGPEDPQLVADIERELAKS from the coding sequence GTGGCTACCGTCAGCGATATCACCGTCCAGACAGTAGATGGGCAGGCCCGTTCCCTTGGCAGATACAAAGGTCAGGTGCTGCTTATCGTCAACGTCGCTTCCTACTGTGGCTACACGCCCCAGTACGCGGGCCTCGAAAAGCTCTACCGCCGCTATAAAGATGCCGGGTTGCGGGTACTGGCCTTTCCCTGCAACGACTTTGGAGGGCAGGAGCCGGGTTCCAACGCCGAGATTGCCGAGTTTTGCAGCCGCTACGATGTCAGCTTCGAGCTGTTCGACAAGGTGGGTGCGCGCGGCTACTACAAGCATCCCCTTTACGTCCGCCTGAGTGAAGCGGCTGAGCCTGCGGGGGAAGTGTCCTGGAATTTTGAAAAGTTTTTAATCGCTAAATCGGGGGAGATCGTGGGCCGCTACCGCAGCGGTATCGGCCCGGAAGATCCGCAACTGGTCGCCGATATCGAACGCGAACTGGCGAAAAGTTAG
- a CDS encoding HHL1-like protein — protein MAEQSDPQPKGFGKPVEPAKPAAPKRRRAAPRLSDEEFQARRRYEAAEKKGEPTFEIFVRESGQDEWKAAGAIAVASNLVEQAIFDSEEKLRQSALRQYAALRKATNPLEYGFRRKEFPDDAIQPAQRPKPNLINKFRSFLNSKFGDAVKDSKVKGSKGNKK, from the coding sequence ATGGCAGAGCAATCGGACCCCCAACCGAAAGGCTTCGGCAAACCCGTCGAGCCCGCCAAACCTGCCGCGCCCAAGCGCCGTCGTGCGGCACCGCGGCTGAGTGACGAAGAATTTCAGGCGCGCCGCCGCTACGAGGCAGCTGAGAAAAAAGGCGAGCCGACCTTTGAAATTTTCGTGCGCGAGTCCGGCCAGGACGAGTGGAAGGCGGCCGGAGCAATCGCTGTTGCTTCTAATCTCGTCGAGCAGGCAATTTTCGATTCCGAAGAAAAACTGCGCCAGAGCGCCCTCAGGCAGTACGCCGCTTTGCGCAAGGCCACCAATCCACTGGAGTACGGTTTTAGGCGCAAGGAATTTCCCGACGACGCGATCCAGCCGGCCCAGCGCCCGAAACCCAACTTGATCAACAAGTTCCGCAGCTTCCTGAACAGCAAGTTCGGCGATGCGGTCAAGGACAGCAAAGTTAAGGGCAGCAAAGGCAACAAGAAATAG
- a CDS encoding metal-sensitive transcriptional regulator produces the protein MSKKAVQGATHHLCMPVESRKQAARRLAIAKGHLESIQKMLDDPEIYCIDVLRQLKAVQGALSRAGEVVLRGHLEAHVTTAHERGDQGRIVEELMEALKYH, from the coding sequence ATGAGCAAAAAAGCCGTCCAGGGTGCAACCCACCATCTGTGCATGCCGGTGGAAAGCCGCAAACAGGCGGCCCGCCGGCTTGCCATTGCCAAAGGTCATCTTGAGAGCATCCAGAAGATGCTCGACGACCCCGAGATCTACTGCATCGATGTGCTTCGCCAGCTCAAGGCGGTGCAGGGAGCCCTAAGCCGGGCCGGGGAGGTGGTTCTGCGCGGTCACCTCGAAGCGCACGTCACCACCGCCCACGAGCGGGGCGACCAGGGCCGGATCGTCGAAGAATTGATGGAAGCGCTCAAGTACCATTGA
- a CDS encoding heavy-metal-associated domain-containing protein — translation MAIELKITGMTCAGCEAGVARILQAQPGVAAVTVDLSTGRAIVEGDADPERLTAAVDAQGFGVEVVGAR, via the coding sequence ATGGCCATCGAGTTGAAGATTACCGGCATGACCTGCGCCGGTTGTGAGGCGGGCGTCGCCCGGATTCTCCAGGCGCAGCCGGGTGTTGCGGCCGTGACGGTGGATCTGAGCACCGGACGGGCAATCGTCGAAGGGGACGCCGACCCTGAGCGGCTCACGGCGGCTGTCGACGCCCAAGGGTTTGGAGTGGAAGTGGTGGGGGCACGATGA
- a CDS encoding heavy metal translocating P-type ATPase, translating to MSKSLEVEVRGMTCASCASRLERVLGGIDGVVAASVNLATERAQVSYVPPAEPAHLRAAIEAAGFKVPAAADTANTDARTLETEALKASVIFSAAFAVPLAVLAMLPMLWPALETAMMAAAPEAVWRWLMFALATPVQFGPGLRFYRSGWASLRHGAPDMNALVMIGTCAAYFYSATAVLFAGWFPAGTGHVYFEASAVVITLILLGRYFESLAKGRASEAMKRLLNLQPPTARVVRDGIEQEVPVEAVAVGDVVAVRPGEKVPVDGEVISGASYVDESMITGEPLPVAKGEGAAVVGGTINQNGAFRFRVSRVGAGTVLAQIMRLVETAQASKPAIQGLADRVVAYFVPVVLVIAALTFVLWVVFGGPAAVGFALVNTVAVLIIACPCAMGLATPTSVMVGTGKAAELGVLFRRGAALETLANVQVVALDKTGTLTRSRPELTDFLAQPGFERQEVLILVAAAESMSEHPLARALTAAVGDVALPEAERFAAVPGYGIEAMVQGRRVQVGSERYMGRLAVATDAVASRAVALAAAGKSPIYAAVDGRLAAVLAVADPIKPESRAAVEQLHRQGLEVVMVSGDNRRTAEAIARELGIETVIAEVLPDAKAETVRKLQSAGRTVAFVGDGINDAPALAQADVGIAIGTGTDIAIETGEVILMAGDVGGVPNAIALARTALTNIKVNLFWAFAYNVLLIPVAAGVLYPALGWLLNPVLAAAAMGFSSLFVVSNALRLRRFRPPLTHHAA from the coding sequence ATGAGTAAGTCCCTGGAAGTCGAAGTGCGCGGGATGACCTGTGCCTCGTGCGCCAGCCGGTTGGAGCGGGTGCTCGGGGGGATCGACGGGGTGGTGGCCGCGAGCGTCAATCTGGCCACCGAACGGGCACAGGTGAGTTATGTGCCGCCCGCCGAACCGGCGCACTTGCGCGCGGCCATCGAAGCAGCAGGGTTCAAAGTTCCTGCCGCCGCCGATACTGCCAATACCGACGCGCGCACCCTGGAAACAGAAGCACTGAAGGCATCGGTGATCTTCTCGGCCGCCTTCGCCGTGCCGCTGGCGGTCCTCGCGATGTTGCCGATGCTCTGGCCGGCCCTGGAGACGGCGATGATGGCCGCCGCTCCCGAAGCCGTCTGGCGCTGGTTGATGTTCGCACTGGCCACCCCGGTGCAGTTCGGGCCGGGGCTGAGATTCTACCGCAGCGGCTGGGCGAGCCTGCGCCATGGGGCGCCCGACATGAACGCGCTGGTGATGATCGGCACTTGCGCCGCTTACTTTTACAGTGCGACGGCGGTGCTGTTTGCGGGGTGGTTTCCGGCGGGTACCGGCCACGTCTATTTCGAGGCGAGTGCCGTGGTGATCACCTTGATTTTGCTGGGCCGCTACTTCGAGTCGCTGGCCAAGGGGCGCGCCTCCGAGGCGATGAAGCGCCTATTGAACCTGCAGCCGCCCACCGCTCGGGTGGTGCGCGACGGCATCGAGCAGGAGGTGCCCGTCGAGGCGGTCGCGGTGGGGGATGTGGTCGCCGTGCGGCCCGGCGAGAAGGTGCCGGTCGATGGCGAGGTGATCTCAGGCGCCAGCTACGTCGATGAGAGCATGATCACCGGCGAGCCGCTGCCGGTGGCCAAGGGCGAAGGGGCGGCGGTCGTGGGGGGGACGATCAACCAGAACGGCGCCTTTCGCTTCCGGGTAAGCCGTGTGGGAGCCGGGACCGTACTGGCGCAGATTATGCGGCTGGTGGAGACCGCTCAGGCATCCAAACCGGCCATCCAGGGGCTGGCGGATAGAGTTGTGGCCTACTTCGTGCCCGTCGTGCTGGTCATCGCCGCGCTTACCTTCGTGCTCTGGGTGGTCTTCGGCGGCCCCGCCGCCGTCGGTTTCGCCCTGGTCAATACGGTGGCGGTGCTGATTATCGCCTGCCCCTGCGCCATGGGCCTTGCCACCCCCACCTCGGTGATGGTGGGCACCGGCAAAGCGGCCGAACTGGGTGTGCTCTTCCGGCGGGGTGCGGCCCTGGAGACGCTCGCAAACGTGCAGGTGGTGGCCCTCGACAAGACCGGCACCCTCACCCGCAGCCGGCCGGAATTGACCGATTTTCTGGCCCAGCCCGGTTTCGAGCGCCAGGAGGTTTTGATCCTGGTGGCTGCGGCTGAATCGATGAGCGAACACCCGCTGGCGCGGGCGCTGACGGCCGCGGTGGGCGATGTTGCGTTGCCCGAGGCCGAGCGCTTCGCCGCCGTCCCCGGCTACGGCATCGAGGCGATGGTGCAGGGCCGCCGGGTGCAGGTGGGGTCCGAACGCTACATGGGTCGCCTCGCCGTCGCCACAGACGCGGTGGCTTCCCGGGCCGTCGCCCTTGCCGCGGCGGGCAAAAGCCCGATCTACGCCGCCGTGGATGGACGGCTTGCGGCCGTGCTCGCCGTGGCCGACCCGATCAAACCCGAAAGCCGCGCCGCTGTCGAGCAATTGCACCGCCAGGGTCTAGAAGTGGTGATGGTAAGCGGCGACAACCGCCGCACCGCCGAGGCCATCGCCCGCGAACTGGGCATCGAAACGGTCATCGCCGAAGTGCTCCCGGACGCCAAAGCCGAAACGGTGCGCAAGTTGCAAAGCGCCGGCCGGACGGTGGCGTTCGTGGGAGACGGCATCAACGACGCCCCGGCCCTCGCCCAGGCCGACGTCGGTATCGCGATCGGCACCGGCACCGATATCGCCATCGAGACCGGCGAGGTGATCTTGATGGCGGGCGACGTGGGCGGTGTGCCCAACGCCATTGCCCTCGCCCGCACCGCCCTGACCAACATCAAGGTCAACTTGTTCTGGGCTTTTGCCTACAACGTCCTGTTGATTCCGGTGGCGGCAGGGGTGCTCTATCCGGCTCTCGGCTGGCTGCTCAACCCCGTGCTTGCAGCGGCGGCAATGGGTTTTTCGAGCCTCTTTGTGGTCAGCAACGCCCTGCGCCTGCGCCGCTTCCGCCCGCCGCTCACCCACCATGCGGCCTGA
- a CDS encoding type II toxin-antitoxin system PemK/MazF family toxin has translation MRFDPSVGSEIQKTRPALIVSATPFNGRTKLTMLPLTSREPNNPKMLSVLVAVEPSLQNGLKQKSYVIGIDPATFDKQRLVQYLGQLEADPLRRVQRILQLYLGLGP, from the coding sequence GTGAGATTCGACCCCTCGGTGGGAAGCGAAATTCAGAAGACTCGTCCGGCGCTCATCGTCTCCGCTACTCCCTTCAACGGGCGCACCAAGCTGACGATGCTGCCGCTCACTTCGCGCGAGCCAAACAACCCGAAAATGCTGTCGGTGCTTGTCGCTGTCGAGCCTTCGCTTCAAAATGGCTTGAAGCAAAAAAGTTATGTCATCGGCATCGATCCTGCCACCTTCGACAAGCAACGGTTGGTTCAGTACCTCGGCCAACTCGAAGCCGACCCACTGCGGCGCGTGCAAAGAATTTTGCAATTGTATCTTGGATTGGGGCCGTGA
- a CDS encoding fasciclin domain-containing protein: protein MASIVDTAVQAGTFKTLAQALTAADLVDTLKGSGPFTVFAPTDDAFQSLPAGTLNDLLKPENKSKLANILKYHVVSGKVMSSDIKPGNVATVAGESISIQTQGQQVMVNEARVTKADIAADNGVIHVIDKVLLPKG from the coding sequence ATGGCAAGCATTGTTGATACGGCCGTTCAAGCAGGCACCTTCAAGACCCTGGCGCAGGCATTGACCGCCGCCGATCTGGTGGACACGCTGAAGGGCAGTGGTCCTTTCACCGTCTTTGCTCCCACCGACGATGCCTTTCAAAGCCTTCCTGCCGGTACTCTGAACGATCTGCTCAAGCCGGAGAACAAGTCCAAGTTGGCGAATATTCTCAAATACCACGTCGTCTCCGGCAAAGTGATGTCTAGCGACATCAAGCCTGGCAACGTCGCGACTGTGGCGGGTGAGTCGATTTCGATCCAGACCCAGGGACAGCAGGTGATGGTCAACGAGGCCCGCGTCACCAAGGCCGACATTGCCGCCGACAACGGCGTCATCCATGTGATCGACAAAGTTTTGCTGCCCAAGGGCTAA
- a CDS encoding amidase family protein: MAAAGGLSILLGTGRAFAATCPPAGPPLAETTVAALQKALASGALTSRRIVQGYLDRIACYDKQGPKINAVLEINPDALAIADALDAERRAGKVRGPLHGIPILLKGNIATDDRMLTTAGSVALVDSLPQKDAFIATRLREAGTVLLGKANLTEFANFMSYYMPSGYSSQGGQTLNPYFPALEDNGVPTVTPCGSSAGSGAATAANLTAISIGTETSGSILCPSSFNSLVGIKPTVGLVSRTGIIPISASQDVAGPMTRTVADAAVLLGAIAGYDPADPVTASSVGQIPADYRTFLKLDGLVGVRIGLPPEYLDFLGPETRPAFDQALAVLRAQGAVIVDAPIATTDALFASPSVITVLTYEFKRDLNAYLAKVKPGTTIDTLSEVIDFNFRKREVALKYGQGLLVDSQQRRLQDGTPITAQGYRDALAEKRLLAKTEGIDATIAKYDLDALLFPTYYGSFVGAAAGYPSVIVPAGYATGGLPIGITFLGKAFSEPQLIQYAYAYEQASLARRPPEATP; this comes from the coding sequence ATGGCGGCCGCGGGCGGGCTGTCGATTTTACTGGGTACCGGCCGGGCGTTCGCCGCCACCTGCCCGCCTGCCGGTCCGCCGTTGGCGGAGACGACGGTGGCCGCTCTGCAGAAGGCCCTGGCCTCCGGGGCGCTCACCTCGCGCCGGATTGTCCAGGGCTACCTCGATCGGATCGCCTGCTACGACAAGCAGGGTCCAAAGATCAACGCCGTGCTCGAAATCAACCCGGACGCGCTCGCCATCGCCGACGCGCTCGACGCCGAGCGGCGGGCGGGCAAGGTGCGCGGACCTCTACACGGCATTCCGATACTGCTCAAGGGCAACATCGCCACGGACGACCGGATGCTCACCACCGCCGGTTCGGTGGCGCTCGTCGATTCGCTGCCCCAAAAGGACGCCTTTATCGCCACCCGTCTGCGCGAGGCGGGGACGGTGCTGTTGGGAAAGGCCAACCTGACTGAGTTTGCCAACTTCATGTCCTACTACATGCCCTCGGGCTACAGCTCCCAGGGCGGCCAGACCCTCAATCCGTACTTTCCGGCCCTCGAAGACAACGGTGTGCCCACGGTCACCCCCTGCGGCTCCAGCGCCGGTTCGGGGGCGGCGACGGCGGCGAACCTGACGGCCATTTCGATCGGCACCGAGACCTCCGGCTCGATTCTCTGTCCCTCCAGCTTCAATTCGCTGGTGGGGATCAAGCCGACCGTGGGCCTGGTGAGCCGCACCGGCATCATCCCGATCTCGGCAAGCCAGGATGTGGCAGGACCGATGACCCGCACGGTGGCCGATGCGGCGGTGCTGCTTGGTGCCATTGCCGGGTACGACCCGGCCGACCCGGTGACCGCGAGCAGCGTGGGCCAGATCCCGGCCGATTACCGAACTTTTCTTAAACTGGATGGTCTGGTGGGGGTACGCATTGGCCTGCCCCCGGAATATCTTGATTTTTTGGGTCCGGAGACCCGTCCTGCCTTCGATCAGGCCCTCGCCGTGCTGCGCGCCCAGGGAGCGGTGATCGTCGATGCGCCGATCGCCACCACCGACGCGCTGTTTGCCTCCCCGTCGGTGATCACCGTCCTGACCTACGAGTTCAAGCGCGATCTCAATGCCTATCTGGCCAAGGTCAAGCCCGGTACCACGATCGACACGCTTTCCGAAGTGATCGACTTCAATTTCCGCAAACGCGAAGTGGCCCTCAAGTACGGCCAGGGACTGCTGGTCGACAGCCAACAGCGCCGATTGCAGGACGGCACCCCGATCACCGCCCAGGGCTATCGCGACGCCCTTGCCGAGAAGAGGCTGCTCGCCAAAACCGAGGGCATCGATGCCACCATCGCGAAGTATGACCTCGACGCGCTGTTGTTTCCGACTTATTACGGCTCGTTCGTCGGCGCGGCTGCCGGGTATCCGTCGGTGATCGTCCCGGCGGGCTACGCCACAGGCGGGCTGCCGATCGGCATCACCTTCCTGGGCAAGGCCTTCAGCGAGCCGCAGCTGATCCAGTACGCCTACGCCTACGAGCAGGCTTCCCTCGCCCGCCGTCCGCCGGAAGCTACGCCCTGA
- a CDS encoding glycosyltransferase, with translation MLAVDSFSGLAGLALAAAVGWAGLLGWRGGFWRCDEVLDPDTGDLPQGLLPPVVAVIPARDEAEVLGETLPSLLTQNYPGLLHIVLVDDRSGDGTGTLAEELARAYGREDRLTVVSGETLLPGWSGKLWAIEQGLRRGEALEPEYWLLTDADICHHPDNLAALVQKAQQEKRDLVSLMVRLRCRDAWEVLLIPAFVFFFQKLYPFRWVNDPSDSTAAAAGGCILVRRTALDRAGGIADIRDCLIDDCALAAQVKRTGANLWLGLTRRTRSLRSYTGLTEIWKMVARTAFTQLDYSPALLVLTVAAMALLYLVPPIAFLAGWLTASPLLVTLGGAGWLAMAVAYWPTLRFYELPPWLAPALPAIAALYTAITVDSAWRHWLGEGGSWKGRVYPNARRRD, from the coding sequence ATGCTTGCGGTGGATAGTTTTTCTGGGTTGGCGGGCCTGGCTCTGGCTGCGGCGGTCGGTTGGGCAGGATTGCTGGGTTGGCGCGGCGGGTTCTGGCGCTGCGACGAGGTGCTCGATCCGGACACGGGGGATCTGCCGCAAGGGCTTCTGCCGCCGGTGGTGGCGGTAATTCCGGCGCGCGACGAGGCGGAGGTGTTGGGTGAGACGCTGCCTTCGCTGTTGACCCAGAACTATCCGGGGCTGTTGCATATCGTGTTGGTGGACGACCGCAGCGGCGACGGCACCGGCACATTGGCGGAAGAACTGGCCCGCGCGTACGGCCGCGAGGACCGGCTGACGGTCGTATCGGGGGAAACGCTCCTGCCGGGCTGGAGCGGCAAGCTCTGGGCCATCGAGCAGGGTCTGCGCCGCGGCGAAGCCCTGGAGCCCGAGTACTGGCTGCTCACCGACGCCGATATTTGCCACCACCCCGACAATCTGGCCGCCCTGGTGCAAAAGGCCCAACAAGAGAAGCGCGATCTCGTCTCGCTGATGGTGCGCCTGCGCTGCCGCGATGCGTGGGAAGTGCTGCTCATTCCGGCGTTCGTGTTTTTCTTTCAAAAGCTCTACCCGTTTCGCTGGGTAAACGATCCGAGCGATTCCACCGCCGCGGCGGCCGGGGGCTGCATTTTGGTGAGGCGCACCGCGCTGGATCGTGCCGGCGGGATCGCCGACATTCGCGACTGCCTGATCGACGATTGCGCTCTGGCAGCGCAGGTGAAACGCACCGGCGCCAACCTCTGGTTGGGGCTGACCCGGCGCACCCGCAGCCTCAGGTCCTACACCGGCCTTACAGAAATCTGGAAGATGGTGGCGCGCACGGCTTTCACCCAACTCGACTACTCCCCCGCGTTGCTGGTGCTCACCGTGGCGGCGATGGCGCTGCTGTACCTGGTGCCTCCGATCGCTTTTTTGGCCGGGTGGCTCACGGCCAGCCCGCTGCTGGTAACCCTTGGGGGGGCGGGGTGGCTCGCCATGGCCGTGGCCTACTGGCCGACCTTGCGCTTTTACGAATTGCCGCCCTGGCTTGCCCCGGCTCTTCCCGCCATCGCCGCGCTCTACACGGCGATCACCGTCGATTCGGCCTGGCGCCACTGGCTGGGGGAGGGTGGATCCTGGAAGGGTAGGGTCTACCCAAACGCCCGCCGCCGTGACTGA